The segment GAAGATACTATTCATTTGCCCGTATCTTCCCTATCCCCTGATCTCTGGCGGACATACCCGGGTCTTTAATGTCATCAAGCACTTGTCCGGTTCCAACCAGATCCACCTGCTGGCCTACAATCGGGAGCCGGTGACCCGGGAGCAAGAATATGAATTGAAGAAATACTGCGCCAATCTGACCACCATACCCCGGCCGCCGGTATTTTCCCCCGGGAACTTGGCCGCTTACCTGACCACCGGAAAACCATTCATGCATGTCATCAACGGGCGGAATCAGGCGCTGGTGCAGACCATCGACCGGGAGACTGCCGGCTGGCAGCCGGACCTGATCCATGTGGAACATTATCATATGGCCGATTGCCTGCTTCGCTCCCGGTCATCCAAGCTGTACCCCAAGGTGATCGGGGAGCAGGGGGTGGAATATCTGATACTGGAGAGGCTGTCCCAGGTGGAGAAAAACCCCGTTAAAAAGCTGGCAGCCATGCAGGAGGCCAGACGGATCAAGCCGTTTGAGATAGGCATCTGCAACCAGTTTGACGGATGCATTGAAGTATCGCAGGAGGACAAGGATTTAATAGCCCAGGCCGGGGTGAAGATCCCGGTCCACGTTGTGATCAACGGCGTGGATACCGGGTATTTTTCTTCAATCGCAAATGAGGTCACTGAACCAGCCATCCTTTTTGTGGGGACCTTCAAATTCTTCGGCAACCAGGATGCGGTAAAATGGATGTTGAAAGATATCTGGCCCCAGGTAAAGACCCGGCATCCCAATGCCCGGTTTTACATAGCAGGAAACCAGCCCCCCGCCTGGCTGCGCCAGGTACATGACCCGGCGGTAGAGGTGATGGGATGGGTAGACAACCTGGCCGGAATAATGCAAAAATGCCGGGTGGTAGTGGCCCC is part of the bacterium genome and harbors:
- a CDS encoding glycosyltransferase family 4 protein, which encodes MKILFICPYLPYPLISGGHTRVFNVIKHLSGSNQIHLLAYNREPVTREQEYELKKYCANLTTIPRPPVFSPGNLAAYLTTGKPFMHVINGRNQALVQTIDRETAGWQPDLIHVEHYHMADCLLRSRSSKLYPKVIGEQGVEYLILERLSQVEKNPVKKLAAMQEARRIKPFEIGICNQFDGCIEVSQEDKDLIAQAGVKIPVHVVINGVDTGYFSSIANEVTEPAILFVGTFKFFGNQDAVKWMLKDIWPQVKTRHPNARFYIAGNQPPAWLRQVHDPAVEVMGWVDNLAGIMQKCRVVVAPLRMGSGTKLKILEAMSMGKPVVTTSIGSEGIGAVDGRELLVRDDPRQFAEAVADCLNDPDLAGRLGGNSRKLVQNNYSWETSAGQLTQAYQETIKTFRKPTP